From Microlunatus capsulatus, a single genomic window includes:
- a CDS encoding o-succinylbenzoate synthase yields the protein MTVPTAYALPLRTRFRGILERQGLVWRGPAGWAEWSPFLDYDGDELVPWLRAADEAAEQGWPAPRRDRVEVNSTVPAVGPEHAHRLATEAGCRTAKVKVAERGQTLADDVARVEAVRDALGPDGRVRVDANGGWSVDEAGRALAALAPFGLEYAEQPCASVEELADLRRRLARSGTDVLVAADESIRRAADPYRVRALEAADVAVLKVQPLGGVRACLEIAERIGLPVVVSSALETSVGIRAGLALAAALPELPFACGLNTVRLLADDLVAAPLVAVDGVLPVGALDVAPEALERHRAPDAVGAFWQARLVQTRARAAAGAGRG from the coding sequence GTGACCGTCCCCACCGCGTACGCGCTGCCGCTGCGCACCCGCTTCCGCGGCATCCTCGAGCGGCAGGGTCTGGTCTGGCGCGGCCCCGCCGGCTGGGCCGAGTGGAGCCCGTTCCTGGACTACGACGGCGACGAGCTGGTGCCCTGGCTCCGGGCCGCCGACGAGGCCGCCGAGCAGGGCTGGCCGGCGCCGCGCCGCGACCGGGTCGAGGTCAACAGCACCGTCCCCGCCGTGGGGCCCGAGCACGCCCACCGGCTGGCGACCGAGGCCGGCTGCCGCACCGCCAAGGTCAAGGTGGCCGAGCGGGGCCAGACCCTGGCCGACGACGTGGCCCGGGTCGAGGCGGTCCGCGACGCCCTCGGCCCGGACGGACGGGTCCGGGTCGACGCCAACGGCGGCTGGTCCGTCGACGAGGCCGGGCGCGCCCTGGCGGCCCTGGCGCCGTTCGGGCTGGAGTACGCCGAGCAGCCCTGCGCCTCGGTCGAGGAGCTGGCCGACCTGCGGCGCCGGCTGGCCCGCTCCGGCACCGACGTGCTGGTGGCGGCGGACGAGTCGATCCGCCGCGCCGCCGACCCGTACCGGGTGCGGGCGCTGGAGGCCGCCGACGTGGCCGTGCTCAAGGTCCAGCCGCTGGGCGGGGTGCGCGCGTGCCTGGAGATCGCCGAGCGGATCGGCCTGCCCGTCGTCGTCTCCAGCGCGCTGGAGACCTCCGTCGGCATCCGGGCCGGCCTGGCGCTGGCCGCCGCGCTGCCGGAGCTGCCCTTCGCCTGCGGGCTCAACACCGTCCGGCTGCTGGCCGACGACCTCGTCGCCGCGCCGCTCGTCGCGGTGGACGGGGTGCTGCCCGTCGGCGCGCTCGACGTCGCGCCCGAGGCCCTGGAGCGGCACCGCGCGCCCGACGCCGTCGGGGCGTTCTGGCAGGCTCGGCTCGTGCAGACGCGAGCGCGGGCCGCCGCCGGAGCCGGTCGTGGCTGA
- a CDS encoding AMP-binding protein translates to MQHEGSAPPGRPDAGLRLVDAADLPAALAEALAGGPAVAPLPPAPLERQQALAMLTPDEPLEPGTAVVVSTSGSTGRPKGVLLSADAVAASVRATHERLGGPGDWVLALPAHYVAGLMVLARAALGGTRALRAAPDLADLPAVASATEGRRYLSLVPTQLARALPQPPLARALAAFDAVLVGGGPLPPALAAAAAAAGIRVVTTYGMSETCGGCVYDGVPLDGVDVALADDGRVALGGAVLFSGYRGRPDLSAEALVDGRLRTADRARWEDGRLVVLGRVDDVVVSGGVNVDLAEVERRLRTWPGLAGDDVAVVGVPDPEWGTAVVAVVERAGWSDADTAAVRAHLRAGLPAYATPRRVLGRDRLPRTSSGKIDRLRLVAGLSTPGAPGTPTTGDA, encoded by the coding sequence GTGCAGCACGAGGGCAGCGCTCCCCCGGGGCGCCCGGACGCCGGGCTCCGGCTGGTCGACGCGGCGGACCTGCCAGCCGCGCTCGCCGAGGCCCTGGCCGGGGGGCCCGCGGTCGCCCCCCTGCCACCCGCCCCGCTGGAGCGGCAGCAGGCGCTGGCCATGCTGACGCCCGACGAGCCCCTGGAGCCCGGCACCGCCGTCGTCGTCTCCACCTCGGGCTCCACGGGCCGACCCAAAGGCGTGCTGCTGTCCGCCGACGCCGTCGCCGCCTCGGTCCGGGCCACCCACGAGCGCCTCGGCGGTCCGGGCGACTGGGTGCTCGCCCTGCCCGCGCACTACGTGGCCGGGCTGATGGTGCTGGCCCGCGCCGCCCTCGGCGGCACCCGCGCGCTCCGCGCGGCCCCGGACCTGGCCGACCTGCCCGCGGTCGCGTCCGCGACGGAGGGCCGGCGCTACCTGTCCCTGGTGCCCACGCAGCTGGCCCGGGCCCTCCCGCAGCCCCCGCTGGCCCGGGCCCTGGCCGCCTTCGACGCCGTGCTCGTCGGCGGCGGCCCGCTGCCGCCGGCGCTGGCGGCCGCGGCGGCCGCGGCCGGCATCCGGGTCGTCACCACCTACGGGATGAGCGAGACCTGCGGCGGCTGCGTCTACGACGGCGTCCCGCTGGACGGGGTGGACGTCGCCCTGGCCGACGACGGCCGGGTCGCCCTGGGCGGGGCCGTCCTGTTCTCGGGCTACCGGGGCCGGCCCGACCTGAGCGCGGAGGCGCTGGTCGACGGCCGGCTGCGGACCGCCGACCGCGCGCGCTGGGAGGACGGCCGGCTGGTGGTGCTGGGCCGGGTGGACGACGTCGTGGTCAGCGGCGGGGTGAACGTCGACCTCGCCGAGGTCGAGCGCCGGCTGCGCACCTGGCCCGGGCTGGCCGGGGACGACGTCGCCGTCGTCGGGGTGCCCGACCCCGAGTGGGGCACCGCCGTCGTCGCCGTCGTCGAGCGGGCGGGGTGGTCCGACGCCGACACCGCCGCCGTCCGCGCGCACCTGCGGGCCGGGCTGCCGGCCTACGCAACGCCCCGCCGGGTCCTCGGACGGGACCGGCTGCCCCGCACCAGCAGTGGGAAGATCGACCGGCTCCGGCTCGTCGCCGGGCTGAGCACCCCCGGCGCGCCCGGGACCCCGACGACAGGAGACGCGTGA
- a CDS encoding 1,4-dihydroxy-2-naphthoate polyprenyltransferase: MTTETARPTPGQWLEGARPRTLPAAAAPVVAASGLAAFDGGLSPVRALLALVVALALQVGVNYANDYSDGIRGTDAVRVGPLRLVGSGVAEPGAVKRAAFACFGLAGLAGLALVVLTGQWWLLAVGVACVVAAWYYTGGKRPYGYRGLGEVFVFVFFGLVAVCGTYYVQAGRVSVAALLTGVWVGALACALLVANNLRDLDGDRAVGKATLATRLGDRGTRIFYVSLVRGAALVVVVVALLTTSWALLGLAGLVVAVPASRRVLEGAVGRDLVPVLKATGLAELVAAVAFALGLALVAAGVL; the protein is encoded by the coding sequence GTGACCACCGAGACCGCCCGCCCGACCCCCGGCCAGTGGCTGGAGGGCGCGCGGCCGCGCACGCTGCCCGCCGCGGCGGCACCCGTGGTCGCCGCCAGCGGGCTGGCCGCGTTCGACGGCGGGCTCTCCCCCGTCCGCGCCCTGCTCGCCCTCGTGGTGGCGCTGGCCCTGCAGGTGGGCGTCAACTACGCGAACGACTACTCCGACGGCATCCGCGGCACCGACGCCGTCCGGGTCGGGCCGCTGCGGCTGGTGGGCTCCGGCGTCGCGGAGCCGGGGGCGGTCAAGCGCGCGGCCTTCGCCTGCTTCGGGCTGGCGGGCCTGGCCGGCCTGGCCCTGGTGGTGCTGACCGGTCAGTGGTGGCTGCTGGCCGTCGGCGTCGCCTGCGTCGTCGCCGCCTGGTACTACACCGGCGGGAAGCGGCCCTACGGCTACCGCGGGCTCGGCGAGGTGTTCGTCTTCGTCTTCTTCGGCCTGGTCGCGGTCTGCGGCACCTACTACGTGCAGGCCGGCCGGGTCAGCGTCGCGGCCCTGCTGACCGGGGTCTGGGTGGGCGCGCTGGCCTGCGCGCTGCTGGTGGCCAACAACCTCCGTGACCTCGACGGCGACCGCGCCGTCGGGAAGGCGACGCTGGCCACCCGGCTCGGGGACCGCGGCACCCGGATCTTCTACGTCAGCCTGGTCCGGGGCGCCGCCCTGGTCGTCGTCGTCGTGGCCCTGCTCACCACCAGCTGGGCGCTGCTCGGGCTCGCCGGGCTGGTCGTCGCCGTGCCCGCCTCGCGCCGGGTGCTCGAGGGCGCCGTCGGCCGTGACCTCGTCCCCGTCCTCAAGGCCACGGGGCTGGCCGAGCTCGTCGCCGCCGTCGCCTTCGCCCTGGGCCTGGCCCTCGTCGCCGCCGGGGTCCTCTAG
- a CDS encoding PLP-dependent cysteine synthase family protein → MSAPAAPGGDRSWSTWAIDQVEADANRSADTHLHVFPLPPAWGVDLYLKDESVHPTGSLKHRLARSLVLYGLCNGWITEGTPLVEASSGSTAVSEAYFARLLGLDFVAVMPASTVKEKCALIEFYGGRCHLVDDPGQIYAVAEQLAESCGGYFLDQFTYAERATDWRGNNNIAESMFAQLSREPHPLPTWVVVGAGTGGTSATIGRYLRLKKLHTRLCVVDPEGSAFHASWTTGDSGVTAAGSKIEGIGRPRVEPSFVPQVVDRMVAVPDAASVAAMRWTTEKLDRWAGGSTGTNMWGALQLAAEMRAAGVRGSVVTLLCDDGRRYARSYYDDAWVAERGWDLAPHRAVLDELLATGVWTG, encoded by the coding sequence ATGAGCGCGCCAGCAGCCCCGGGCGGGGACCGGTCCTGGTCCACCTGGGCCATCGACCAGGTCGAGGCGGACGCGAACCGCAGCGCCGACACCCACCTGCACGTCTTCCCGCTGCCCCCGGCGTGGGGCGTCGACCTCTACCTCAAGGACGAGTCGGTGCACCCGACCGGCAGCCTCAAGCACCGGCTGGCCCGCTCGCTGGTGCTCTACGGGCTGTGCAACGGCTGGATCACCGAGGGGACCCCGCTGGTCGAGGCGTCGTCGGGCTCGACGGCGGTCAGCGAGGCCTACTTCGCCCGGCTGCTCGGGCTGGACTTCGTCGCCGTCATGCCCGCCTCGACGGTGAAGGAGAAGTGCGCGCTCATCGAGTTCTACGGCGGCCGCTGCCACCTCGTCGACGACCCGGGCCAGATCTACGCCGTCGCCGAGCAGCTGGCCGAGAGCTGCGGCGGCTACTTCCTCGACCAGTTCACCTACGCCGAGCGGGCCACCGACTGGCGCGGCAACAACAACATCGCCGAGTCGATGTTCGCCCAGCTGAGCCGCGAGCCCCATCCGCTGCCGACGTGGGTGGTCGTCGGGGCGGGCACCGGCGGCACCAGCGCCACGATCGGGCGCTACCTGCGGCTCAAGAAGCTCCACACCCGGCTCTGCGTCGTCGACCCCGAGGGCTCGGCCTTCCACGCCTCGTGGACCACGGGCGACTCCGGCGTCACCGCCGCGGGCTCGAAGATCGAGGGCATCGGCCGCCCCCGGGTGGAGCCCAGCTTCGTCCCGCAGGTGGTCGACCGGATGGTCGCGGTGCCCGACGCGGCCTCCGTGGCCGCCATGCGCTGGACGACGGAGAAGCTGGACCGCTGGGCGGGCGGCTCGACCGGGACGAACATGTGGGGCGCGCTGCAGCTGGCCGCCGAGATGCGCGCCGCCGGGGTGCGCGGCAGCGTCGTCACCCTGCTGTGCGACGACGGCCGGCGCTACGCCCGCAGCTACTACGACGACGCGTGGGTGGCCGAGCGCGGCTGGGACCTCGCCCCGCACCGGGCCGTGCTCGACGAGCTGCTGGCCACCGGCGTCTGGACCGGCTGA
- a CDS encoding DUF1905 domain-containing protein, translated as MEFAFEAVLFLWESRTDAEVALVSVPVEASEEIRDLVGGGPPRGFGAVRVEVQVGLSRWRTSVFPDAGRGAYVLPVKRAVRRAQAWELGGTATVHLRVLEPDV; from the coding sequence GTGGAGTTCGCGTTCGAGGCCGTGCTGTTCCTCTGGGAGTCGCGCACCGACGCCGAGGTGGCCCTGGTCAGCGTGCCGGTGGAGGCCTCCGAGGAGATCCGCGACCTCGTGGGCGGCGGGCCGCCCCGGGGTTTCGGCGCCGTCCGCGTCGAGGTGCAGGTGGGGCTCAGCCGCTGGCGGACGTCGGTCTTCCCCGACGCCGGCCGCGGGGCCTACGTGCTGCCGGTGAAGCGGGCGGTGCGCCGGGCCCAGGCCTGGGAGCTGGGCGGCACCGCGACCGTCCACCTGCGGGTGCTGGAGCCCGACGTCTGA
- a CDS encoding glycosyltransferase family 2 protein has product MSTPAGPGAADERPRIGAVVLTMGNRPADFERALTSLLGQVDVELDVVVVGNGWQPVGLPDGVRAHRLPENLGIPAGRNAGVPLVEGDLLFFLDDDARLPHERVLATMAAQFAADPELGLVQPRVVDPEGRPAPRRWTPRLRVGDPGRSSPAMSVWEGAVAIRREAFDYANGWPERFWYAHEGVELAWRVWDAGFHVRYDGEIEVHHPAIQPTRHAEFYRYQARNRVWLARRNLPLPVGVLYVLSWVLVGGARLRSRVAVAETLRGYWLGLTEPGGRRRPMSWSTVGRMLLAGHPPVI; this is encoded by the coding sequence GTGAGCACCCCCGCAGGACCCGGCGCGGCGGACGAGCGGCCCCGGATCGGCGCCGTCGTGCTGACCATGGGGAACCGGCCCGCCGACTTCGAGCGGGCCCTGACCTCCCTGCTGGGCCAGGTCGACGTCGAGCTCGACGTGGTCGTGGTCGGCAACGGCTGGCAGCCCGTCGGGCTGCCCGACGGCGTCCGGGCCCACCGGCTGCCGGAGAACCTCGGCATCCCCGCCGGCCGCAACGCCGGGGTGCCGCTGGTCGAGGGCGACCTGCTGTTCTTCCTCGACGACGACGCCCGGCTGCCGCACGAGCGGGTGCTGGCCACCATGGCCGCGCAGTTCGCCGCCGACCCCGAGCTGGGCCTGGTCCAGCCGCGGGTCGTCGACCCCGAGGGCCGTCCCGCCCCGCGCCGCTGGACGCCGCGGCTGCGGGTGGGCGACCCGGGCCGCAGCAGCCCCGCCATGTCGGTGTGGGAGGGCGCGGTGGCCATCCGCCGCGAGGCGTTCGACTACGCCAACGGCTGGCCCGAGCGGTTCTGGTACGCCCACGAGGGCGTCGAGCTGGCCTGGCGGGTGTGGGACGCCGGCTTCCACGTCCGCTACGACGGCGAGATCGAGGTCCACCACCCGGCGATCCAGCCCACGCGGCACGCGGAGTTCTACCGCTACCAGGCCCGCAACCGCGTCTGGCTCGCCCGCCGCAACCTGCCGCTGCCGGTCGGCGTGCTCTACGTGCTGTCCTGGGTGCTCGTCGGCGGGGCGCGGCTGCGGTCACGGGTCGCGGTCGCCGAGACCCTGCGCGGCTACTGGCTGGGCCTGACCGAGCCGGGCGGGCGGCGGCGCCCGATGAGCTGGAGCACGGTCGGCCGGATGCTGCTGGCCGGGCACCCGCCCGTCATCTGA
- a CDS encoding CDP-alcohol phosphatidyltransferase family protein, translating to MSDPATASARPADPTIAQLREVTQPPSVRTRAGAEHWVAHAYLRDISPYLTRLLLRAGLTANGVTWLMILSAALAAVATGWPTLLGAVLVVVLVQLQMLLDCSDGEVARWRATSSPLGVYLDRVGHYVAECGIAVALGVRATGELRVSGPWISAGLLLGLLVALNKVENDLVHVARHYAGMTQMRDAEEVRVPSRGLLRRARQVARFVPFHRVFHSVELSLLVLAAALVDLVADGVATRVLLAGLVAAAVVTVVGHLAAVLGSARLR from the coding sequence GTGAGCGACCCCGCCACCGCGTCGGCGCGGCCCGCCGACCCGACGATCGCGCAGCTGCGCGAGGTGACCCAGCCGCCGAGCGTGCGCACCCGGGCCGGCGCCGAGCACTGGGTCGCCCACGCCTACCTCCGCGACATCTCGCCGTACCTCACCCGGCTGCTGCTGCGGGCCGGCCTCACCGCCAACGGCGTGACCTGGCTGATGATCCTCAGCGCCGCGCTGGCCGCCGTCGCCACCGGCTGGCCCACCCTGCTCGGGGCGGTCCTGGTCGTGGTGCTCGTCCAGCTGCAGATGCTGCTCGACTGCAGCGACGGCGAGGTCGCCCGCTGGCGCGCGACCTCGTCCCCGCTCGGGGTCTACCTCGACCGGGTGGGCCACTACGTCGCGGAGTGCGGCATCGCCGTCGCCCTGGGCGTCCGGGCCACCGGCGAGCTGCGGGTCAGCGGGCCGTGGATCAGCGCCGGCCTGCTGCTCGGCCTGCTCGTCGCGCTCAACAAGGTGGAGAACGACCTCGTGCACGTGGCCCGGCACTACGCGGGGATGACGCAGATGCGCGACGCCGAGGAGGTGCGGGTGCCCAGCCGGGGCCTGCTGCGCCGGGCCCGGCAGGTCGCGCGGTTCGTGCCGTTCCACCGCGTCTTCCACTCCGTCGAGCTCTCGCTGCTGGTGCTGGCCGCCGCGCTGGTCGACCTGGTCGCCGACGGCGTGGCCACCCGGGTGCTGCTGGCCGGCCTGGTCGCCGCGGCGGTGGTCACCGTCGTCGGGCACCTCGCGGCCGTGCTCGGATCGGCGCGGCTGCGGTGA
- a CDS encoding PLD nuclease N-terminal domain-containing protein yields the protein MGRYLPIIIVALLMIYCVVEVAQAPPLAVRRMPRWLWAVAIICVPLVGAVAWLLLGRPNAESLGTSRPRPRPQAPDDDIDFLRGL from the coding sequence ATGGGGCGGTACCTGCCGATCATCATCGTGGCCCTGCTGATGATCTACTGCGTGGTCGAGGTGGCGCAGGCGCCGCCGCTCGCCGTCCGCCGGATGCCCCGCTGGCTGTGGGCCGTGGCCATCATCTGCGTGCCGCTCGTCGGCGCCGTCGCGTGGCTGCTGCTCGGCCGGCCCAACGCCGAGAGCCTCGGCACCAGCCGCCCCCGTCCCCGCCCCCAGGCCCCGGACGACGACATCGACTTCCTCCGCGGCCTCTAG
- a CDS encoding CDP-glycerol glycerophosphotransferase family protein: MRPPPSAPAVLARPVRRAARLARAAAARAANEVNAPRFARQAAERAMLPNGAVVVFFATGPENLYQFEQWRRPLEELASQRPVLVVVDRADTGEAVLAGSRLPVTLARGSAALETLVAERDVRVVLYLNQVEANFRMLRFAAPVHVQLGHGESDKASSVSNQHKAYDLTFVGGPAGSERLGAALRGFDPATRTVQVGRPQLDHAYPGAPDWPVDGRRRVLYAPTWEGDRPSIAYGSLASHGVALVEALLAAGDVRVLYRPHPRTGVASAAHAAADRRVRELLARAGEDHLVDRGPYGWQWTFADACVTDVSAVAYDWVATGKPLVVTEPARSALRPPSALLDRLPLLAGADAGQVLGRLDDQDPAVLGDLTRHYFGDTAGRASTARFHAAVEACYALPTGRG, from the coding sequence ATGCGTCCGCCCCCCTCGGCGCCCGCGGTCCTGGCGCGCCCGGTCCGGCGCGCCGCCCGGCTGGCCCGGGCGGCGGCGGCCCGGGCGGCCAACGAGGTCAACGCGCCCCGCTTCGCCCGGCAGGCCGCCGAGCGGGCGATGCTGCCCAACGGGGCGGTGGTGGTCTTCTTCGCCACCGGCCCCGAGAACCTCTACCAGTTCGAGCAGTGGCGCCGGCCGCTGGAGGAGCTGGCCTCGCAGCGGCCGGTGCTCGTCGTCGTCGACCGCGCCGACACGGGCGAGGCCGTGCTGGCGGGCAGCCGGCTGCCGGTGACGCTGGCCCGCGGGAGCGCGGCGCTGGAGACGCTGGTGGCCGAGCGGGACGTCCGGGTGGTGCTCTACCTCAACCAGGTCGAGGCCAACTTCCGGATGCTGCGCTTCGCCGCGCCCGTGCACGTCCAGCTGGGGCACGGGGAGAGCGACAAGGCCTCCAGCGTCTCCAACCAGCACAAGGCCTACGACCTCACCTTCGTCGGCGGGCCGGCCGGCAGCGAGCGGCTGGGGGCGGCCCTGCGCGGCTTCGACCCGGCGACCCGCACCGTCCAGGTCGGCCGGCCGCAGCTGGACCACGCCTACCCGGGCGCCCCCGACTGGCCCGTCGACGGCCGCCGGCGGGTGCTCTACGCCCCCACCTGGGAGGGCGACCGGCCCAGCATCGCCTACGGCTCGCTGGCCAGCCACGGCGTCGCCCTGGTCGAGGCGCTGCTGGCCGCCGGCGACGTCCGCGTCCTCTACCGGCCGCACCCGCGCACCGGCGTCGCCTCCGCGGCGCACGCCGCCGCCGACCGTCGTGTCCGCGAGCTGCTGGCCCGGGCGGGGGAGGACCACCTCGTCGACCGCGGCCCCTACGGCTGGCAGTGGACCTTCGCCGACGCCTGCGTCACCGACGTCTCGGCGGTGGCCTACGACTGGGTGGCCACCGGCAAGCCGCTCGTGGTGACCGAGCCGGCGCGCTCGGCGCTGCGGCCGCCGTCGGCGCTGCTGGACCGGCTGCCGCTGCTGGCCGGCGCCGACGCCGGGCAGGTCCTCGGGCGGCTGGACGACCAGGACCCGGCCGTGCTGGGGGACCTGACGCGGCACTACTTCGGCGACACCGCCGGCCGGGCCTCGACCGCCCGGTTCCACGCGGCCGTCGAGGCCTGCTACGCGCTGCCCACCGGTCGGGGCTGA